A segment of the Corylus avellana chromosome ca2, CavTom2PMs-1.0 genome:
TGAGAGCAATGTCGACAAACCCAAATGTTTCACCCCCAAAGTAAGGCTTGTCACCAAGCTCTCTCTCCAATGTCTTATATATTTCCAAGAATTCCTTCTTTGCTGCCTCctgctcttctccttttgtggAAAACAACTTCTTTCCAACAGCATACACCTGCATTTTGGCAGTCGCATGAATCTAGTAAATTCTAATAGATAATCTAATTATTCAAATatcagaatttttttaaaatttcttaattaagTAAAATCACAGGAAGGATTGATTCGTGGATTTACAAAAAGACTCGCGTTTGCAGGAAGGCTTAGTTCTATTTGTCATTTTGCTGCCTTTCAAgaatattatcaaatttttagtagtttatgAGAAGTCTCAAGTGGAAATTTGAAAAGACATTGTAAGTTGGATTGTagtttgaaaaggaaaagaatagaAATTGTAGACACTTACCGCCTTCTGCTCAACGAAATCAGCCCAGAACCTGGCTTGAGCTCTCTGGTAAGGATCAGAGGGCAGCAACGGAGACCTGTCGTTCCAGACCTCGTCAATGTACTGAACGATGACGAGGGATTCACAGACCGCTTTACCGTTGTGGATGAGAACCGGGATCTTCTTGTGAACCGGGTTCATCTTGAGAAGCAGCTCGTTCTTGTTCTTCAGGTCCTGCTCCTTGTACTGGTAGTTGATCCCCTTCTCAGCCAGCGCGACCCTCACCCTCATCCCAAACATGCTGGGCCAGAAATCCAACAGAACAACCTCGTCCGTCATTTCTCACACACCTGAAAACGATTGAAAGCAAAGAAAAGTGGGATGGATGGAGCAGCCAAAGATTTATGAGAAAGTCGTCGGAATTCTGAacaatgaaaattgaaaatggcGACATCTTCGGATCCGGTTCCCTCGATTGGAGAGAAATTGATGATTGTCTAATCGTTAATCTCAGCCCTTAGATGAATCTAAGGGAGTTAGGGTCCAAGATCAAaatcctaaaataaaaacaaccacATTGAATTTGCACTCAAGAAACCCCAAGGGGTGgcctttttaattattttatttaaacttttttttatttgattttaattttttattatttctattttgattttctttttaaaatttaaataatattttagtattttattataATGGGACACGTGGCATGCTGTAGACCGTGGGATAAAAATGGACAGcccaaattgaaaatataactCTCATATTCTCCCAATAACGAGAGGGGATCCTAATCCTTTCATTACGGATCAGGCTCCCCAgcaataatttgaaaattgcCCAAACTATGAAAATTGTAACATTTTCATAGCAAGTGTTGTGTGGGGTTTgattgccttttctttttcttttaattttttttttaatattttttttatttattttggcaaGAAGGAAAAACACGTGGGGTTTAAATTTGAttgctttttattattattattattattatttggcaaATAGGAAAAAAGATGTTTACCATCTAGTGAACGGTGACATGACTTGTTAGAACATCTTATTAGCTAAAAGACTCATAATAGTTAGATTTAGttattataagataaaattttGTCTCCACTAGTTTTGCTTTAGAGGAGCTAAAATGGATAGCAAATAAAACACTAGATCatttgtttaatgttttcttactctcttctctctcctcctctcctTCCCTCCCATTATCACCTTTTTCGTCAAATTTGTCAGCCCAGCCCCGAGCGTATATTAGAAGTGACTTCATTTCACTATATTGAAAGCGAATGACATTAATTCTCTATGGTTGAAAATATATTCCACACTCATATTACAATTTATGGCTTCAGCCGTAAACAAGTTTATATGCCTTTAACCCACCAAACTTGTCTCATATTAAGTTGAATTACATAGAATCATTCATCAGTatcttttatttccttttaattcattttatgcatttACATTTCAATAAGAGTGTCCACATTTTTGCTAAAGAACTTGCTCGAACGGTATGTAAACTTATAGAGGAATTTGTATAGTTTTATGCATAAAACTTGCAGTTTGGGGCAATTAACTGAACTCGGACCCTAGAACAAATGAACTTCTGgttttaaaatattgtttaataaCCAACTATGTACTATATTGACCAATTTTAAACTTCTTCACCAATATTGTTATTAAAAGGATTATGACGTTTAATTAAAGTTGTAAGTCGAATGAATGATTGGTGTAATTATGTACCTATAGATATATGTTTTAAAGCTTTGGTGAAAATTGTCTATATATGTGACGTTATGattgcagaaaaaaataaatataaaatatagagAAACGCTACTTAGCATTTTCAAGTGTCTATCTCTTAGCATTCTCTtaattgttcttttgttttttgtttttatttttattttaagaaaacaaatagaTGTGAATGTGCcacataaacaaaaattttaagagataGACACTTGAAAATGCATAATGGCATTTCTTAAAAGTATAACATTTTCTGCTACCAATTATTATTGGAGTGATGTAGCtcaaataattacaaaatgtaTATAATTATGGGGAGGTGTTACATTGAGAGTGATTGAACCACATTTTGGCAACTGAGATGGTTCAACCACTCCCAAAGACCAAGTTGAGGTGGCCGAACCGACCATTTTTATCACAAGGGTGGTTCTACCATCTACCATGCATGCAAGGCAAGTTGGGGTGGTTTACTCAGTCCCCTTGGATATTAGAAATGGTTCAATTACATGCAAATGTTATGTTAGGATTTGACTACCCCTTTTGACCATTGAGAGTGGTTTGACCATCGCTAAGGAGTGGCTTAATCACTCATTTGAGTCATTATGATTGGTTTAGCCACCCCAACAGgattcagtatatatatatatatatatatatatatatatatcattcctCTAGTAGAGAGGcacaatttcattttcatctaacatttcacaaacacaacaaAGTGTCTTTCTTATTCCTATATACGGTAGACGGCCACAATTTCATCTAACATTTCGCCGACACAACGACGTAGTCAATGATAAGATGAACACAccaaaaaatccaaaagttCAAAGTACAtgacaaccaaaaaaagaataaaatgcaAATGTAATTCTGGCCGGCTGAACTATAGGTCACAATTACTCCAGTCCAAACGACTTCAAGACAAACTCATAAAGCTTCTTCTGGTCAGGAAGAGACTTGGCAACACTCTCCTTCTGCATGCACCTCTTTGCCCAAGCAATAATCTTGGGGCACTCTGCCTCGGTGCCTCCATGCTCAATTTCCTAAATGTCTCGTACACATAGAACCAGCTGTAGAATGTGATGAGGGCAATGTCGACCAACCCAAACGTTTCACCCCCAAAGTAAGGCTTCTCACCAAGCTCTCCCCCCAATGTCTTATATATTTCCAAGAACTCCTTCTTTGTTGCCTCctgctcttctccttttgtgTCCCATAACTTCCTTGCAACACCATACACCTGCATTTTGCACTCGCATGAATTGGTCAAATACATACATAGCAGAGTCATCATGCTAAATGAATCTTCCCTATGAAATAGTAAATTCTAGGACGGCAAAAGTCCAGGTATGGGGCCACAATGAACCTCCCGCACTTAGTATCCAGATGCATCTATCATATTAGGAGCAAGGCTCGGCTACATAGAGAGCTCACACATAGCAAGATTACTTGGACAATTACGAGCCTACTCTTAAAGACGCCTCACAAATACATGCCATCCTCGGAATCTTGTCAACGTATGTAACGGCCTCTTATCGGTCATAAAGAAATGAGACATAAATATTAACTCTTCCAGCCATTACGCCCAACTCCTGGATCCTTCGCCCAGCCATCATGACCACCTCCGCATGCCCAGCTATAAAAGGCCTCACCCCGAAGGTATGAGGGACCACGAATATGCATCCTAAACTGATATAcatactaacttaagcatcggaggaggaacGGCCGGCCAACATCCGGCACATCTTCTTAACAAGTGCTTTGGTGTTACAGGTTTACAGAAAAGTGAACAACGAAAGGCATAGCTCGGAGACTTGGATTCTCTCAAATTCATCATACCGAAAACTGCATCAACACTACACATTCGCTAATGCTACATGAATTTGCATTTAACCTACTTTTGGATTATCTGTAAGTTTCCTATGTTTATAGGGTATTGTGAAAATGTGtgtaaattataatattattaaatatgagtaatgttatttagtaaactgctatattattattatacacaAATGGATATTGATTGCAAATTATTATAAACTAGATCCCCTCCCCCCTGCCCTAGaaccgaacaaaatggtcacaTATTACATGGCTCACTAACTCTGCCTAGGTTGGAGGTACCTATCATTCGCCGAATTGCTGGTGTGGTTCATCCGGCTTATCCCTATGCCATCTTCATATGATATGTAGTTTCTACGCTTGAATAAAATAGCTTTTTAATCATGTATGAAACAACAAGAAGTTCGTTTGAATAAAGTTTCAAGAGGGATCCCCGAATTAGTAGATGGCGGGTTGATAGAGTAATCCTTGATCATAATTTTCGGTTTGAGTTTTTCGCCGAATATGAAAATTGTTTGctctagctttttttttcttttttttttttttttttccaatcttAGTATTGCATTGTTTTCCGAAGTACCAATGCTTATGATTGATGGAAATGTACATTGGGCCTATACTTTACTTTTTAtaccatatttatttatttctaatagTTTTATAAATTGTACTACTATTAAAAGACATAGCAATTGCTGTGAAAGTAAAGAGTTTTTACGTCAATGTCAACATCTTTTCCTTTTAATACATTTTATGAGTTTAAATTTCAATAAGCTTCTAGTTTGGTGCAATGAATTAACTTGGACCCTTCCCCAAATATACCTACTGAAAGTAAATGCCGTTTGTTAATTGCCTTTGAACTTCTGgttttaaaatattgtttggtaCAACAACTACAATTTTCAAATCTGGCCCCTGAACTTTTAACTTGATCAATTTTAAGCTCGTATTTTGCTTAGAGCTGCAATCAAGAATTGCCCTAAGATATTATTTCGGACATGCTGAAAGAACTTGAGAACAAAGTGTCTTTATTAATCCTGTAGTAGAAAGGaacaatttcatcaaacattGAACAGACACAACAAGGTGTCTTTCTTATTCTTATGGtagaaatttcaaaacatttaGTAGACACAACGACATACTCAACGATAAGAGACATAATATAAAACGTGCTCTTCTGAGTTCTGGCATAGTGCTCAGGACACGCCAAACAATACAACAAGTTCCAAGGACAAACATCACgaccattaaaattaaaaaaaaaaaaaaaaatagcaattctGGCTGGTTGAGCTACAGCCTACAGGTCACCATTACTCTAGTCCAAACCACTCCACGACAAGCTTGTAAACCTTCTTCTGGTCAGGAAGAGACTTGGTGACACTCTCCTTCAGCAGGCACCTCTTGGTCCATTCAATGATCTTGGGACACTCTGCCTCCATGCTCAATTTCCCCAATGTCTCATACACATAAAACCAGCTGTAGAATGTGATGAGAGCAATGTCGACCAACCCAAATGTTTCACCCCCAAAGTAAGGCTTCTCACCAAGCTCTCCCTCCAATGTCTTATATATTTCCAAGAAATCCTTCTTTGCTGCCTCCTGCTCTTCTCCTTTAGTGGAAAATAAATTCTTTCCAACTGCATACACCTGCGTTTTGCACTCGCATTACATTAAAATTATAAGCCTCCGTAGAGTATAAATTGTCTTCAATTCCCAACAATGCATAAAGAAAAACTCAAGTCCGAAACATGGACTGAACAGTACTTGAGCTGCTACTATTTTTTGGGATTAGtttctttggtttgaaaaataaaataaaataacatcagcagaaaaagaaaagaaaaagaaattgaaaagacGTGCTACCTTTTGATCAACGAAATCAGCCCAGAACCTGGCGTGAGCCCTCTGGTAAGGATCAGAAGGAAGCAACGGAGACTTGTCGTTCCAGACCTCGTCTATGTACTGAACAATGATGAGGGATTCACAGACCGGTTTACCGTTGTGGATGAGAACCGGGATCTGCTTGTGAACCGGGTTCATCTTGAGAAGCAGCTCGCTCTTGTTCCTCAAGTCGTCGTCCTTGTACTCGTATTCGATCCCCTTCTCAGCCAGAGCGATCCTGACCCTCATCCCAAACACGCTGGGCCAGAAATCCAGCAGAACCACCTCGTCCGCCATTGACTCAAAAAGATTGAAGCAACTTGGGAAGCAAAGAAAAGTGGGATAAAGTAGCTATATATAGCTCAGAATGCGAAGGAGGGTTGTGTAGGGCTTTTACTTATGATGTATGAATTGAATGGGTTTGCAATGAAGGTGGGTTGGACGTGTTTTCTATGGATTTTCTTTCCAAAGGGCGGCTTTTTGATGGTGTCATCTTTCTACGTCGTTCCGTAAGCTATGACGCAGTCCAGATTGGGGTTttaatgctttttcttttcttttgtgggcAAGTAGAAAAAAGAATCTCGACTAACGTGGCCCCAGCCGGCAGTCAGCGTGTTAACTTGGCTTTGGTTTTGGAAGACATCCATCCAATTGTATTCTTGGGTTCATTTGTATCTATAAAAGCAGAGGACTCTGCTATACATATGTTTGTAAGAGTATGTACATATTtgacatgaaaataaaaattatgtacatatttgtaacatttttccttaaaagaatTGTTAATCGCAAGCTTAACAAGCTTATATATACACAACCGTAAAAAATGAATTATCAAAAGATAGATTAAAATAAAGTAGCGATAGAAAACAACTCAAACTCAAAGCCCGATAGACTAAAAAGAAGTAGCGAAAGAAAACAACTCAAACTCAAAGCCTtaatacacttaaaaaaaaaataataataataaaaaaataaaaaaaaaaactcaaaattaaaatcctaaTACACCCAAATCAAAGAGAAATTTTGACATaagaaaaatctctcttcttctcacTTTCTTAGGTCACTCGGAAATTGAtgtataaacaaaatgaaaccaaGAACTCATACCCTTGGCAACATTCTACATTTGCAGGCACCTTTTAGCCCATTTACTCTCGTCCAAGCCACTCCAAGACACTCTCATATACCTTCTTCTGGTCAGGAAGAGATTTGGCGACACTCTCTTTCTGCAGGCACCTTTTAACCCATTCAATAATCTTGGGGCACTCTGCCTCCATACTGAATTTCCCAAAAGTCTCATACACATAGAACCAGCTGTAGAATGTGATGAGAGAAATGTCGACAAACCCAAATGTTTCACCCCCGAAGTAGGGCTTCTTGCCAAGCTCTCCTTCCAATGTCTTAAAGCTTTCAAAGAAATCCTTCTTTGCTGCCTCctgctcttctccttttctcgTCCATACCCTCCTCGAAGCATCGTACACCTGCATTTTGCactcacatttatttatttccagCAGTTCTAATtggatttattaattttattttcatacatTTTTGGGATAGGCATAATAAAAGTCTGTGTttgggataaatggtaatttgcCTATACGTATGATgcttattgaatttttttgtatgGAATTGATAAATACAGCATAGTTTAATTATTAGCATGATAcccattttttaaagaaatctgCGAATCTAACCATGATTAACATGgtatgagaaaaacaaaaaaaaaacaaaattgcgAGACTTTTCAACCTTCTTATCAACAAAATCAGCCCAGAATCTGGCGTGAGCTCTCTGGCAAGGATCAGATGGCAGCAACGGAGACTTGTCGTTCCAGACCTCGTCTATGTACTGAACGATGATAAGGGATTCACATACCGGTTTACCGTTGTGGATGAGAACCGGGATCTTCTTGTGAACCGGGTTCATCTTGAGAAGCAGCTCGCTCTTGTTCCTCAGGTCCTCCTCTTTGTGCTGGTACTTGATCCCCTTCTCAGCCAGCGCGATCCTCACCCTCATCCCAAACATGCTGGACCAGAAATCCAGCAGAACAATCTCGTCCGCCATTTTTCAGTCACACACCTGAACGAAAGATCAAAGCAAAGCAAGTATATATGCGGAGGTGGGTTTTTGTGTGTAGGTCGCTTGCGGCTTTTATAGACctgaaattataaaaaaggtTGCCGCATTAATTTCGAAGGTAATAAGGTAATTACGTTGCTGTAGTAAATGTATGTCTGTGTCGGTTTTGCCTTCTTCCTAAATCTAGTTCCTTCCGGAGTCCGCACGATGTCATTGCTTCCGTCATGCGTAAACCCAtgaaaaaagataattattatatattattctaggATAAACTTACCAGTGCCTTCTAGCTTCTCCCTACGGTTTCTCTCTTCCTATTTTGCACCCTTCAAATACTACAACGACCATGCCACATATCAACTTTAAAGATAAAAGTGTGATACTTATCTAAGTATATAGCATTATCATATAAGTACGGCATGGGACAACAAAgccataaaaaaatatgtagatAATAGGAGTATTTCTTTGAAGTGTGTTTGGTGGCAAAAAACCTATTTGGGTGGTTCATCCAACAAGAAGGTCCCACATTTCACATGGCATAGACTAATTTGACTTTCCTCTTTAGTCGCTAGAATGGTTGTAACAACACTTAGTGGCTCGAAAGTGGCCCCACATATTCATGGGCATAAAAGTGGTTCGACCATCCTCTTTAACCCACTAGAATGGTTGTGACCATCCTTAATGGCCCGAAAGTGATCAACCCTGAGAAGCTCCGAGTGTAGCAGATGGCGGGTTGATAGAGTAATCCTTGATCATAATTTTTGGTTTGAGTTTTTCGCCAAATATGAAAATTGTTTGCTctagtttttgtttgtttgtttttttgttttttgttttttttttcaatcttagTACTGCATTGTTTTCCTAAGTACCAATACTTATGATTGATGGAAATGTACATTGGACCTATACATTACTTTTTAtaccatatttatttatttctagtAGTTTTATAAATTGTACTACCGCCTTATGCACAGACCAAAAATAAGTGCTGGAATTTTTTGccatcgattttttttttttttttcagttttcttgGTGCTTTATGGCAAGTCGGAATAggtagatttatttatttatttacttattttttgtgTTACAACTTCTATAAAATTTCAATCATATCATCGAAGACAATAACATTAGCCAAGAGTAAAGAGACTTGGTTAAATCATCCATGATGGTGGTTCAGtggttcaaaaaaattttcaaaaaaattagacaTGTACTAAAGCAT
Coding sequences within it:
- the LOC132171410 gene encoding probable glutathione S-transferase — its product is MADEIVLLDFWSSMFGMRVRIALAEKGIKYQHKEEDLRNKSELLLKMNPVHKKIPVLIHNGKPVCESLIIVQYIDEVWNDKSPLLPSDPCQRAHARFWADFVDKKVYDASRRVWTRKGEEQEAAKKDFFESFKTLEGELGKKPYFGGETFGFVDISLITFYSWFYVYETFGKFSMEAECPKIIEWVKRCLQKESVAKSLPDQKKVYESVLEWLGRE
- the LOC132171411 gene encoding probable glutathione S-transferase yields the protein MADEVVLLDFWPSVFGMRVRIALAEKGIEYEYKDDDLRNKSELLLKMNPVHKQIPVLIHNGKPVCESLIIVQYIDEVWNDKSPLLPSDPYQRAHARFWADFVDQKVYAVGKNLFSTKGEEQEAAKKDFLEIYKTLEGELGEKPYFGGETFGLVDIALITFYSWFYVYETLGKLSMEAECPKIIEWTKRCLLKESVTKSLPDQKKVYKLVVEWFGLE
- the LOC132171409 gene encoding probable glutathione S-transferase, with protein sequence MTDEVVLLDFWPSMFGMRVRVALAEKGINYQYKEQDLKNKNELLLKMNPVHKKIPVLIHNGKAVCESLVIVQYIDEVWNDRSPLLPSDPYQRAQARFWADFVEQKAVYAVGKKLFSTKGEEQEAAKKEFLEIYKTLERELGDKPYFGGETFGFVDIALITFYSWFYVFETFGKFSMEAECPKIIAWAKRCLQKESVAKSLPDQKKVYELALELFGLK